From Nocardioides sp. HDW12B, the proteins below share one genomic window:
- a CDS encoding cystathionine gamma-synthase, with the protein MSDHLSLDKLGFESRAIHAGSEPDPTTGAVIPPIYATSTYKQDGVGGLRGGYEYSRSANPTRTALETCLAALEDGERGFAFSSGLAAEDTLLRSVCAPGDHVVIPDDAYGGTYRLFDKVEKPWGLAHTPAHVADTEAVAAAIRPGETKVVWVETPTNPLLTVADIAAIADLAHEAGALLVVDNTFASPYLQQPLTLGADVVVHSTTKYCGGHSDVVGGALVVRDLDVAERIGFHQNALGAVPGPFDCFLTHRGLKTLAIRMERHCDNAEAVVAHLESHPAVSEVIYPGLASHSGHEVASRQMKRYGGIVSFRVKAGEAKALDVCAATQVWTLGESLGGVESLIEHPGRMTHASVAGTDLEVPADLIRLSVGIETADDLVADLDQALA; encoded by the coding sequence GTGAGCGACCACCTCTCCCTCGACAAGCTCGGCTTCGAGTCACGCGCCATCCACGCGGGCTCCGAGCCGGACCCCACCACCGGTGCCGTGATCCCGCCGATCTACGCCACCAGCACCTACAAGCAGGACGGCGTGGGCGGGCTGCGCGGCGGCTACGAGTACTCCCGCAGCGCCAACCCGACCCGCACCGCGCTTGAGACCTGCCTGGCCGCCCTGGAGGACGGCGAGCGCGGCTTCGCCTTCTCCAGCGGGCTGGCCGCCGAGGACACCCTGCTGCGCTCGGTCTGCGCGCCGGGCGACCACGTGGTCATCCCCGACGACGCCTACGGCGGCACCTACCGGCTCTTCGACAAGGTGGAGAAGCCGTGGGGGCTGGCCCACACCCCGGCGCACGTCGCCGACACCGAGGCCGTCGCCGCCGCCATCCGGCCCGGCGAGACGAAGGTCGTGTGGGTGGAGACGCCGACCAACCCATTGCTCACGGTCGCCGACATCGCGGCCATCGCCGACCTCGCCCACGAGGCCGGCGCCCTGCTGGTCGTGGACAACACGTTCGCGTCGCCGTACCTCCAGCAGCCGCTCACGCTGGGCGCCGACGTCGTCGTGCACTCGACCACGAAGTACTGCGGCGGGCACTCCGACGTCGTCGGCGGCGCCCTCGTGGTCCGCGACCTCGACGTCGCCGAGAGGATCGGCTTCCACCAGAACGCGCTGGGCGCCGTGCCCGGCCCCTTCGACTGCTTCCTGACCCACCGCGGCCTCAAGACGCTCGCCATCCGCATGGAGCGCCACTGCGACAACGCTGAGGCGGTCGTCGCCCACCTCGAGAGCCACCCCGCCGTCAGCGAGGTGATCTACCCCGGGCTCGCGAGCCACAGCGGTCACGAGGTCGCGAGCCGTCAGATGAAGAGGTACGGCGGCATCGTCTCGTTCCGCGTGAAGGCCGGTGAGGCCAAGGCGCTCGACGTCTGCGCCGCGACCCAGGTCTGGACCCTGGGAGAGTCGTTGGGCGGCGTGGAGTCGCTCATCGAGCACCCCGGCCGGATGACGCACGCCTCGGTCGCCGGCACCGACCTCGAGGTGCCCGCCGACCTCATCCGGCTCTCGGTGGGCATCGAGACCGCCGACGACCTTGTCGCCGACCTGGACCAGGCCCTGGCGTGA
- a CDS encoding DapH/DapD/GlmU-related protein, which produces MLVEEFLAHVDAGGAVAGGSAHHRFMQDAAQEALRTLGELNSGYRSPEEVRALLTRLTGKPVHESVTLFPPFYSEFGKNLTLGRDIFINLGCRFQDTGGITIGDGSLIGHGSTLTTLDHAVDPARRADMVPAPIVLGRQVWLGASVTVVPGVTIGDGAIVGAGAVVTKDVPADVIVAGVPARLIRPTGFDA; this is translated from the coding sequence GTGCTTGTCGAGGAGTTCCTCGCCCACGTGGATGCCGGCGGTGCGGTCGCCGGCGGGTCCGCGCACCACCGCTTCATGCAGGACGCCGCGCAGGAGGCGCTGCGGACCCTCGGCGAGCTCAACAGCGGCTACCGCTCGCCCGAGGAGGTGCGGGCCCTGCTGACGCGGCTCACCGGCAAGCCGGTGCACGAGTCGGTGACGCTCTTCCCGCCGTTCTACTCCGAGTTCGGCAAGAACCTCACCCTCGGCCGGGACATCTTCATCAACCTCGGCTGCCGGTTCCAGGACACCGGCGGCATCACGATCGGTGACGGCTCGCTCATCGGCCACGGCAGCACGTTGACCACCCTCGACCACGCCGTGGACCCCGCTCGGCGGGCCGACATGGTCCCGGCGCCGATCGTCCTCGGCCGCCAGGTGTGGCTGGGAGCCTCGGTGACGGTCGTCCCCGGCGTCACCATCGGCGACGGCGCCATCGTGGGCGCCGGAGCCGTGGTGACCAAGGACGTGCCGGCCGACGTGATCGTCGCCGGCGTGCCGGCGCGGCTCATCCGCCCGACCGGCTTCGACGCCTGA
- a CDS encoding cyclophilin-like fold protein: MRITLTIGAEQLSATLTPSAAAEDLLAQLPVTVDMEDHGGVEKTGRLPEPLSLEGQPEGADPSPGDLGYYAPGNDLVLYYGDQSFFPGIVVLGRLDGDAAERIGALSGSVSVVVEPGQE; encoded by the coding sequence GTGCGCATCACCCTGACCATCGGCGCCGAGCAGCTCAGCGCGACGCTCACCCCGAGCGCAGCGGCCGAGGACCTCCTGGCCCAGCTGCCGGTCACCGTCGACATGGAGGACCACGGCGGGGTGGAGAAGACCGGCCGCCTCCCCGAGCCGCTCTCGCTGGAGGGTCAGCCCGAGGGGGCCGACCCGTCGCCCGGGGACCTCGGCTACTACGCGCCGGGCAACGACCTCGTCCTCTACTACGGCGACCAGTCCTTCTTCCCCGGCATCGTGGTCCTGGGACGGTTGGACGGCGACGCCGCCGAGCGGATCGGCGCCCTGAGCGGCTCCGTCTCCGTCGTCGTCGAGCCCGGACAGGAGTGA
- a CDS encoding NYN domain-containing protein, giving the protein MATPDSTRLAVLIDGDNTTPTIIEALLAEIAKYGSATVKRAYGDWTTPNLRGWKEAINAHAIQPMQQFAYTTGKNATDSALIIDAMDLLYTGNLDGFCLVSSDSDFTKLASRLRESGKTVYGFGEPKTPKSLVAACDKFVYLDVLRRAEKSEQSGEETGGAEEARAPRAPSRRTTAQLRSDATLVRLLREGIDASSDDEGWAHLGGVGTYVAKQASDFDPRNWGYAKLVDLVAAIELFDVKRASGQGVQVRERPKGQTKGAAKAAAASSAEKPATKTAAPEGASTRSSKKATEKPTQEGTEKSTETAAEKPAKRASKRATRGSGPA; this is encoded by the coding sequence ATGGCCACACCGGACAGCACCAGGCTCGCCGTGCTCATCGACGGCGACAACACTACGCCCACCATCATCGAGGCGCTGCTGGCCGAGATCGCGAAGTACGGCAGCGCGACCGTCAAGCGCGCGTACGGCGACTGGACCACACCGAACCTGCGCGGCTGGAAGGAGGCGATCAACGCCCACGCCATCCAGCCGATGCAGCAGTTCGCCTACACGACTGGCAAGAACGCCACCGACAGTGCACTGATCATCGACGCCATGGACCTGCTCTACACCGGCAACCTCGACGGCTTCTGCCTGGTCTCCTCCGACAGCGACTTCACCAAGCTGGCCTCGCGGCTGCGGGAGTCGGGCAAGACGGTCTACGGCTTCGGGGAGCCCAAGACCCCGAAGTCCCTGGTCGCGGCGTGCGACAAGTTCGTCTACCTCGACGTGCTGCGGAGGGCCGAGAAGTCCGAGCAGTCGGGCGAGGAGACGGGTGGGGCCGAGGAGGCACGCGCCCCGCGGGCGCCCTCGCGGCGTACCACCGCGCAGCTGCGCAGCGACGCCACCCTGGTCCGGCTGCTGCGTGAAGGCATCGATGCCTCCTCCGACGACGAGGGCTGGGCCCACCTCGGCGGGGTCGGGACGTACGTCGCCAAGCAGGCCTCGGACTTCGACCCCCGCAACTGGGGCTACGCCAAGCTCGTCGACCTCGTGGCCGCCATCGAGCTCTTCGACGTCAAGCGCGCCTCGGGCCAGGGGGTCCAGGTCCGTGAGCGCCCGAAGGGTCAGACCAAGGGCGCCGCGAAGGCCGCCGCCGCGTCGTCGGCCGAGAAGCCGGCCACGAAGACGGCCGCGCCCGAGGGGGCGAGCACGAGGTCGAGCAAGAAGGCCACCGAGAAGCCGACCCAGGAGGGGACCGAGAAGTCGACGGAGACCGCTGCTGAGAAGCCGGCGAAGCGGGCGTCGAAGAGGGCG
- a CDS encoding zinc-dependent alcohol dehydrogenase family protein, which translates to MRTAIFNGPGDISVEDRPKPTIGEPTDAVVRVVLACVCGSDLWFYRGVSDLPHGSIGHEFIGVVDQVGDSVTDLQVGDFVISPFTWSDGTCDNCLAGFPSACVHGGVFGQGLEGDGGQAEFVRVPQADGTLVKVPGSDFSDETMASLLALTDVMATGHHAAVSAEVAPGDTVAVVGDGAVGLCAVLSARLLGAERIIVLGSTTESRHALAREWGATDIITARGEEAVQELKDLTGGYGADAVLECVGGKLATDTAFAVAKAGAVVGRVGIPHDATIDANVPFFRNVGTRGGPAPARAYQPELIAAVLAGEINPGKVFDLAVDLEDIPEGYAAMDERRAIKTLVRVSELGSQPAVRGT; encoded by the coding sequence ATGAGGACAGCGATCTTCAACGGCCCGGGCGACATCTCGGTCGAGGACCGTCCGAAGCCCACCATCGGCGAGCCGACCGACGCCGTCGTGCGCGTCGTCCTGGCGTGCGTCTGCGGGTCGGACCTGTGGTTCTACCGCGGCGTCTCCGACCTGCCCCACGGCTCGATCGGGCACGAGTTCATCGGGGTGGTCGACCAGGTCGGCGACTCCGTGACGGACCTCCAGGTGGGCGACTTCGTCATCTCCCCCTTCACGTGGAGCGACGGCACCTGCGACAACTGCCTGGCCGGGTTCCCCAGCGCCTGCGTCCACGGCGGCGTCTTCGGCCAGGGCCTGGAGGGAGACGGCGGCCAGGCGGAGTTCGTCCGGGTGCCCCAGGCCGACGGCACCCTCGTGAAGGTCCCGGGCTCCGACTTCAGCGACGAGACCATGGCGTCCCTGCTCGCCCTGACCGACGTCATGGCCACCGGCCACCACGCCGCGGTGAGCGCCGAGGTCGCTCCCGGGGACACCGTCGCAGTCGTCGGTGACGGCGCGGTCGGCCTGTGCGCGGTGCTGTCCGCCCGGCTCCTCGGTGCCGAGCGGATCATCGTGCTGGGCAGCACGACCGAGTCCCGCCACGCGCTCGCCCGCGAGTGGGGCGCGACCGACATCATCACCGCCCGGGGGGAGGAGGCCGTGCAGGAGCTCAAGGACCTCACCGGGGGCTACGGTGCCGACGCCGTCCTGGAGTGCGTCGGCGGCAAGCTCGCGACGGACACTGCCTTCGCCGTCGCCAAGGCCGGCGCCGTCGTCGGCCGCGTCGGCATCCCGCACGACGCCACGATCGACGCGAACGTGCCGTTCTTCCGCAACGTCGGGACCCGGGGCGGTCCCGCCCCGGCGCGCGCCTACCAGCCCGAGCTGATCGCCGCCGTGCTCGCCGGGGAGATCAACCCCGGCAAGGTCTTCGACCTGGCTGTCGACCTCGAGGACATCCCCGAGGGCTACGCCGCCATGGACGAGCGGCGAGCGATCAAGACGCTGGTCAGGGTCAGCGAGCTGGGGTCGCAGCCGGCCGTCCGGGGCACGTGA
- the msrA gene encoding peptide-methionine (S)-S-oxide reductase MsrA, whose product MFFTRTKSQLPEPGEALPGREQPWFHLADKHVVLDAPVVTDEVPEGHEVAIFGLGCFWGAEEMYWQLPGVWSTSVGYAGGETAHPSYEEVCSGMTGHTEAVRIVFDPTVVSYETLVKRFFEVHDPTQGMRQGNDVGTQYRSAIYTTSDAQAEVAERLTQVYGDELARQGLGTITTEVRPAPTYYYAEDLHQQYLAKNPYGYRCHANTGVPFPATA is encoded by the coding sequence ATGTTCTTCACCCGCACCAAGAGCCAGCTGCCCGAGCCCGGCGAGGCGCTGCCTGGCCGCGAGCAGCCGTGGTTCCACCTGGCCGACAAGCACGTCGTGCTCGACGCGCCCGTCGTCACCGACGAGGTGCCCGAGGGCCACGAGGTGGCGATCTTCGGCCTCGGCTGCTTCTGGGGGGCCGAGGAGATGTACTGGCAGCTGCCGGGCGTCTGGTCCACGAGCGTCGGCTACGCCGGCGGCGAGACGGCCCACCCGTCGTACGAGGAGGTCTGCTCGGGCATGACCGGGCACACCGAGGCCGTGCGGATCGTGTTCGACCCGACCGTGGTGAGCTACGAGACCCTGGTCAAGCGGTTCTTCGAGGTCCACGACCCGACGCAGGGCATGCGCCAGGGCAACGACGTCGGCACGCAGTACCGCTCCGCGATCTACACCACCAGCGACGCCCAGGCCGAGGTCGCCGAGCGCCTCACCCAGGTGTACGGCGACGAGCTGGCCCGTCAGGGCCTCGGCACCATCACCACCGAGGTGCGACCCGCCCCGACGTACTACTACGCCGAGGACCTGCACCAGCAGTACCTCGCCAAGAACCCCTACGGCTACCGCTGCCACGCCAACACGGGCGTCCCCTTCCCCGCGACTGCGTGA
- a CDS encoding helix-turn-helix transcriptional regulator, protein MDNRAEVQEFLTTRRARLTPDQVGLPTYGTRRVPGLRRSEVAAVAGLSVEYYARLERGQIGGASSGVLDALARALQLDETESAHLFDLARAADGVPTSGRSRRRTPSRAASRPSLGWVLDAITEGIAFVRDPRQNVLAANALGRAFYSPVIGDAGRLPNLARFQFLDPASRDFYPDWEELARMCVAIMRTDAGRDPHDRDLQDLVGELSTRSETFRRLWADHDVRTHGTGTKRFRHPVVGELTLAFEELSIAAEPGLALFVYTAEPGSPSAERLGLLASWATPTQATVD, encoded by the coding sequence GTGGACAACCGAGCAGAGGTGCAGGAGTTCCTCACCACCCGTCGCGCCCGCCTCACCCCCGACCAGGTGGGGCTGCCGACGTACGGCACCCGGCGGGTCCCGGGGCTGCGGCGCAGCGAGGTCGCGGCCGTCGCGGGCCTCAGCGTCGAGTACTACGCGCGCCTGGAGCGGGGACAGATCGGCGGCGCCTCGAGCGGCGTCCTCGACGCGCTCGCGCGGGCGCTGCAGCTCGACGAGACCGAGAGCGCCCACCTGTTCGACCTGGCGCGCGCCGCCGACGGCGTCCCCACGTCGGGCCGGTCGCGTCGTCGTACGCCGAGCAGGGCCGCCTCGCGCCCCAGCCTGGGCTGGGTCCTGGACGCCATCACCGAGGGCATCGCCTTCGTCCGGGACCCGCGCCAGAACGTCCTCGCCGCCAACGCCCTGGGACGCGCCTTCTACTCACCCGTGATCGGCGACGCGGGACGGCTGCCGAACCTGGCGAGGTTCCAGTTCCTCGACCCCGCCTCCCGGGACTTCTACCCGGACTGGGAGGAGCTCGCCCGGATGTGTGTGGCCATCATGCGCACCGACGCCGGTCGCGACCCGCACGACCGTGACCTGCAGGACCTGGTCGGTGAGCTCTCGACCCGCAGCGAGACCTTCCGCCGCCTCTGGGCCGACCACGACGTGCGCACCCACGGCACCGGCACCAAACGCTTCCGGCACCCGGTCGTCGGAGAGCTCACGCTCGCCTTCGAGGAGCTGTCGATCGCCGCCGAGCCCGGGCTCGCGCTGTTCGTGTACACCGCCGAGCCCGGCTCGCCCTCCGCCGAGCGGCTGGGACTGCTCGCCTCCTGGGCGACGCCCACCCAGGCCACGGTCGACTGA
- a CDS encoding sulfotransferase family protein, with product MTHPVRFLWTEPRSVSTSFERMMMARGDHTVFDEPFSRVYYYGPERRSERYDESLPESSVDEVLDQIWKAAEERPVFVKDMAYQAAAVLDADLLAGFENSFLVRHPSATLRSLHRNWPDFTDEEAGWAALDRAADVVEGLGRPLLVVDADSLCADPERVVSAWCDGVGVPFVAEALTWPSGMRDEWELWDEWHASTASATGFEQLDPPPAPPGPDEPRLFEAYQAALPVYERLAARSLGADPQQPEA from the coding sequence ATGACCCACCCCGTCAGGTTCCTGTGGACCGAGCCCCGCTCGGTGTCCACGTCGTTCGAGCGCATGATGATGGCACGCGGTGACCACACCGTCTTCGACGAGCCGTTCTCGCGCGTCTACTACTACGGGCCCGAGCGGCGCTCCGAGCGGTACGACGAGAGCCTGCCCGAGAGCTCGGTCGACGAGGTCCTCGACCAGATCTGGAAGGCGGCCGAGGAACGGCCGGTCTTCGTCAAGGACATGGCCTACCAGGCGGCGGCGGTGCTCGACGCCGACCTGCTGGCGGGCTTCGAGAACAGCTTCCTGGTGCGGCACCCGTCGGCCACGCTGCGCTCGCTGCACCGCAACTGGCCCGACTTCACCGACGAGGAGGCGGGCTGGGCCGCCCTGGACCGGGCCGCCGACGTGGTGGAGGGGCTCGGCCGGCCGCTGCTGGTCGTCGACGCCGACAGCCTGTGCGCGGACCCCGAGCGGGTGGTCAGCGCGTGGTGCGACGGGGTCGGCGTACCGTTCGTCGCCGAGGCGCTCACGTGGCCCAGCGGCATGCGTGACGAGTGGGAGCTGTGGGACGAGTGGCACGCCTCCACGGCGAGCGCCACCGGCTTCGAGCAGCTCGACCCGCCCCCTGCTCCCCCCGGCCCCGACGAGCCGCGGCTGTTCGAGGCCTACCAGGCCGCACTCCCCGTCTACGAGCGTCTCGCGGCCCGCTCCCTCGGCGCCGACCCGCAGCAGCCCGAGGCCTGA
- a CDS encoding glutamate mutase L, with translation MTLRVCVDFGSTYTKACVVDLGTSTRPPQVLARTSHRTTVDTDVLEGWAACRADLERQVPGAGDAPVLACSSAGGGLRIAVVGNEQLVTSEAGRRVALSSGGRVVHVASGPLDAAALEALVAARPDVLLLAGGTDGGNAEVLEHNARALAGSGPAITTVPVVVAGNADAAVEVAGILAAAGVPTQTCANVMPRIGAFTPEPARAALRAMFLSHVIGGKHLSAGEAFAAMVRGATPDLMLAAVELMAGGPGGPGVAGAGWGDVVVVDVGGATTDVYSVVEVDPESAGRDVVGLVPATRTVEGDLGMRWSAVSTVAEAVAAGLVPAADQADAERRALARQDDPGLVPATDGDPDPEASDVTESGFDLRLAGWSAALAVRRHAGRAQVRFDSGGGSGPARLVERTGTDLREVGVVVGSGGVLRHAADPGAAVAVLTEHLTGPGAADGGWQVPERARVVLDRDHLLMPAGLLAADHPEAAYALLTALG, from the coding sequence GTGACCCTGCGGGTCTGCGTCGACTTCGGGTCGACGTACACCAAGGCCTGCGTGGTCGACCTCGGTACGTCGACCCGGCCGCCGCAGGTCCTGGCCCGCACCTCGCACCGCACCACCGTCGACACCGACGTCCTGGAGGGCTGGGCCGCGTGCCGGGCCGACCTCGAGCGGCAGGTGCCGGGAGCCGGCGACGCCCCGGTGCTGGCCTGCTCGTCCGCCGGGGGAGGCCTGCGCATCGCCGTCGTCGGCAACGAGCAGCTGGTGACCTCGGAGGCCGGACGCCGGGTGGCGCTCTCGAGCGGGGGGCGGGTGGTCCACGTCGCGTCGGGGCCCCTCGACGCTGCGGCCCTCGAGGCGCTGGTCGCGGCCCGTCCCGACGTGCTGCTGCTGGCGGGCGGCACCGACGGCGGCAACGCCGAGGTGCTCGAGCACAACGCCCGCGCGCTGGCCGGCAGCGGCCCCGCGATCACCACGGTCCCGGTCGTGGTGGCCGGCAACGCCGACGCCGCCGTCGAGGTGGCCGGGATCCTCGCGGCCGCCGGGGTGCCGACCCAGACCTGCGCCAACGTGATGCCGCGGATCGGGGCCTTCACCCCCGAGCCGGCCCGCGCGGCGCTGCGGGCGATGTTCCTGTCGCACGTCATCGGCGGCAAGCACCTCTCGGCCGGCGAGGCCTTCGCGGCGATGGTGCGCGGTGCCACCCCCGACCTCATGCTGGCGGCGGTCGAGCTGATGGCGGGCGGCCCCGGCGGCCCCGGCGTGGCTGGGGCGGGCTGGGGCGACGTGGTCGTCGTCGACGTCGGCGGTGCCACCACCGACGTCTACTCCGTGGTGGAGGTCGACCCCGAGTCGGCCGGGCGGGACGTGGTCGGGCTCGTGCCGGCCACCCGCACCGTCGAGGGCGACCTCGGCATGCGCTGGAGCGCCGTCTCGACCGTGGCCGAGGCGGTCGCCGCCGGTCTCGTGCCCGCCGCCGACCAGGCGGACGCCGAGCGTCGCGCGCTCGCCCGTCAGGACGACCCGGGTCTGGTCCCCGCCACCGACGGCGATCCCGATCCTGAGGCCTCCGACGTCACGGAGAGCGGCTTCGACCTGCGGCTGGCCGGGTGGTCCGCCGCGCTCGCCGTACGCCGTCACGCGGGACGCGCCCAGGTCCGCTTCGACTCCGGGGGCGGCTCCGGCCCGGCCCGGCTGGTTGAGCGCACCGGCACCGACCTGCGCGAGGTGGGCGTGGTCGTCGGCTCCGGCGGGGTGCTGCGCCACGCTGCGGACCCGGGCGCCGCCGTCGCGGTGCTCACCGAGCACCTCACCGGTCCGGGCGCGGCCGACGGCGGGTGGCAGGTGCCCGAGCGTGCGCGGGTCGTGCTCGACCGCGACCACCTGCTCATGCCGGCCGGCCTGCTGGCGGCCGACCACCCGGAGGCGGCGTACGCCCTGCTGACAGCGCTGGGCTGA
- a CDS encoding PAS domain-containing protein, translated as MAEQAVVVTDTDGVIVYWSPGAEALLGWAADDALGRRVDLVIPPRFHASHWAGFERAMSDPQIKDMAADLPLLCADGSERHLAGRLLALPDGLGSAAGAVAVYTDADETGVRPFG; from the coding sequence ATGGCAGAACAGGCTGTGGTCGTGACCGACACCGACGGGGTCATCGTGTACTGGAGCCCGGGCGCCGAGGCGCTGCTCGGGTGGGCGGCCGACGACGCGCTGGGCCGACGCGTGGACCTGGTGATCCCACCCCGCTTCCACGCGTCCCACTGGGCCGGCTTCGAGCGAGCCATGTCCGACCCGCAGATCAAGGACATGGCGGCCGACCTCCCGCTGCTGTGCGCGGACGGGTCGGAGAGGCACCTGGCCGGGCGCCTGCTCGCGCTGCCCGACGGGCTCGGGAGCGCGGCCGGCGCCGTCGCGGTCTACACCGACGCCGACGAGACCGGGGTGCGTCCGTTCGGGTGA